The genome window AGCAATCTGGATATCAGGCGAATATTTGAATATGAAGTCCTGATGTACGGACTTGTCGGCGCAATCTTCGGCGTATTCGGCGCATGGGGGCTTGGAGAGCTAATTAACAATGCCATCGGATATCTGATGAAGGTCTCCGAAATTCCGGGCAGCATACGGCTTTTTGATACCCCATTTTCATTTGCTGCTGAGATGGTTGTTTTGACAATTCTTGCTTCACTTCTCGGTGGCTGGTATCCATCAAAAAAAGCTTCGCGCCTTTCGCCTGCGGAAGCTTTGAGATATGAATAAGACAAAATCAAAGTAAAAAATAGGATTAATTCGTTAACTTGTCAACTGAGATCTTGAAATATTCATTATCAACCTGATTCAAAGCTAACAACGTTTGGAAAGTTCAAAACATGCAAATTCGAAGCTTTCATAGAAAATCGCTTTTTAATTGCCGTACCGGGCGAATGTATTTGATATTAACGATTGCTATTATTGCACTGGCAACGGTTTTCTTATCGTTTTCTAAAACCAGGGCCAATCCTGGTACATGCTATTGGGTCGGAGATACCAGCCCTGCAAATTGGAACGATCCTTCCCACTGGTCAAATTCATCCGGTGGAGCTGGCAATACATGCGAAGGCGGCGTAAACATTCCCCAATCTGGTACAGCGGTTGTTTTTAATTCGGCAAACAACAATTCCGTTAACGTGGATACAGACGTGAATATCGCTTCAATCAGCATAGCTACCGGCGGTTACTCGGGTACGTTTGATGCAACGACGCATAACATCTATACGTCCGGCAATATCACTTTTAGCAGTGGTACTCTGCATATGGGTTCAGGAACATGGACTATTGCTGGTGGGGTGACCTTAACAAACATCAGCACTTTCGATGCCGGCTCGTCAACTCTAATTATGACCGGGACAACTAAAAATTTAATTGGGGCGGCGCAAACTTTGCATGATTTAAGTATTTCCGGAACAGTCAATGTGGCTACCTCCAATGTCTCGGTTGGGGGAATTTTATCGGTTGAAGATGGAAAAACCCTTACCATCAATTCAAACAAATTTTTAATAATGAATTCTGGGGCGGTGACAAATTTAAACAATACCGGAACAATTACAGGATCGTCAGGCTATTTAGCCCTCAATGATTCAGCCGGGGAGAATTTAAGTGCTGGTGGAACATTATCATCCAAAGTTAGGTTTGATGCCACCAGTGGGGATGTAAAGGTTCGCGCAAGAACATATGGAGCACAAGCCGAGTTTTATTCAAATTCTGCTTTATCCGCCAGGACAATTACGCTCGGCACATCCGCGTCTCAAACACTGGATTTTAGCTCAAATTTTTATGTCCTTGCAGCGAATACACAGAATATTGCTGTGTCTGCGGCTATTTATAATCCCTCTATCAATATTACTGGCAATATTGATTTTACCGGAACAGGAGCTGGCTCCGAATCGTTATCAATGGGATCGAGTGTTTGGACCTTGTCTGGCAATATTGATATGCAGGATGGCTCGGTAATAGGCGGCACATCGACACTGGTTTTTGCCGGTTCTGCTGCGGCGCAAATTTTCACGCCAAATGCTCAGACCTTTCATAACATCATAGTCAAAAACACTAATGCTGCGGGGACAATATTGAATGGTAATGGTACTCAGGGGTATAAGTCGGGAAATTTGGTAGTTTCGGGCAATCTATATCTTTCAGCAGATGGAGCATCCGATGTCCTTTTAGATGGAAATACTCACCATTGCGGCGTAACCGTTGAAGGAAGTTTAGATTTTGTTGGCGAGGGAGATGGGCAGGAGTCGATCTTGTTGGGTAATAATACTTGGATTGTTGATGGCAATGTTGATTTTACTGGCGGAACGATTAATGCAGGTAACTCCACTTTGGAATTAGCCGGAATTGATGAACAAAATTTAACACTTGCTGGGCAAACGCTAAATGACTTAAGAGTGTCTAACGAGTCTGGAAATAGCATAAATTTTATCGGTGATGTCACGGCTGTCAGCTTTGCCATAGCCTGCCCAGATACCAAAGTGGTTTTAGATGCTGGCGGAACATATAGTTTTACCAATATCAATATTGATGGCAGATCTTTAGAAACGCCCGTGAAACTAGTTAGCTCGCTTTCCGGTTCTTCTTGGAATTTTGATGTGTCAGGTATCCCTCTTGTTTCACACGTTGAGGTTTCAGACTCCAATGCCTCGGGTGGTAACAAAATTAGCGCGATCAACAGTATTGATTCAGGGCATAATTCAAATTGGGAGTTTTTAGAAGATGCGGTTGGTTTTTCTCCTGACCAGAATACCTGGCGATTTTCTTCGCCGCAGGATTATGTAATCTCCGATGCTTCTAAGATACAATTTTCAAACAGTTCAGCCAAAATAATCCCTACAGGATTTGAAACCGCATGGGGAAAGGTGTGGCACGATACCCATTTTGCCCCAAATCCCGGTGAGTCCGGCGCTGAGTCGATAATCGCCGATAGTTCTGGAAACTTCTATGTTAGCGGATATACCAGGAATGGGGCTGGCGGCAGTGATACAGGCTTTATTGTCAAACTAGACCAAGATTTAAATGAAATCTGGTATAAAAACGATTATTTCACTGATTCTTTGAAAAGCGAAGTGTATCGTATGGCTATCGCTTCGGATGGTAATATTCTTGCCCATGGCGGCTATCAAGATAGCTCTGGAAATTGCCATTCGGTTCTTATGAAATTATCTCCTTCTGATGGAAGCGTCGTCTGGTCTTCCACAATCGACCAGCCAGCAGGAGTGGTGCGATTGTCTGGTTGGGATCGTGCCGGGGGGCCGGTCATAGACAAAGAGGGCAACATTTACATTGCAGTAGCTAATCATTTAGGTGACACCCAAAATGATGCCGAACCATCAGGAATTTATAAATTTGATTCAAACGGAAACCTAATTTGGAGCCGTTCAGACTCACTTGCTTCGCGTAAGACTGGTTGGAATTGGGAAGACATGTGGGGGATGGCAATAGACAGCGAAGGTTCAGTCTATATCAGTTATAGTTGTGGCGGACCATGGCCAAGCAGCCTCTATTGGGGACTATTAAAATATGACACGGATGGCAATTACCAATGGATGAATATAAAACTTTGGTCTGGAGAAAATGAGTTCCAAGCCGCCAGGGGAATTTCAATTGACCCTGCGACTGATATCATATATCAAAATGGGAATGCCGGAGGTAGTAGCAGCTCGGGTTGTGGTTTTAGAAAAATTGATAAATATGGCAATGTATTGTTTGAGGAAATAATGCATGATATTGCGTTCGGGGGGGATACGTATTGCTGGGGGTCGATTATTGACCAGTTCGGCAACTGGAATGCAGCAGGGCAAGACGGCACAGCTGCGACTGCGACATCCTTTATTAAAAAGTATCGAGGTTTAGACGCAACGAAAATCAATGTAATCACAAATGATTTTTTGCCTCGACTTAGTCACGGGTTATACGCTAGCCGCATTACACTTGACCAATGGGGAAATGTATACGCGGCTTCATATTTTCCCGACTCGAATTACAATTCAAAATATTCGATTGCGATAACGAAAGGGGTAAATACATATCCAAACACACAACCGGACTCTGGTATTCCCCTTACTCTGGTGAACAGAATCCCGATCGAATATTCATCATTGTCCGGTTTCTCTGTTGGTTATGGACCTATGGATCAGGCAGATGTAAAATTTCAGATTTCTAATAACGGAATAGATTGGTATTTCTGGAGTGGATCAGGTTGGGAGAAAACCGATGGATATGTATCAAATACAGAAAGTGATATCAATGCGAATATTTCAAAATTTTCCGATGAACTTGGTCCCGGACAATTCTATTTCAAGGCTTTTTTGCTCACGGATGGCACAAAAGAAGTTGATTTGAAGAATGTCACAATCCAGGCAGTGTCAATTTCAGTACTGCCGCAAACAGGCAAGAATGATGATTTTAACTTAAGATTGCTGAACTTGGCAATAATGTTTTTGCCAATCACAATATTTTTTGCGGTTTTAGAAAAAAGAATTAGCACTCGTTGACTCAAAAATAGAGCACGTTATTCGATTCTAGCTTTTAGTTGACTTTCCGTATCTTCCTTTGTCGCGTTTGGCGACTTTATTGAGCGATCTGCGAGCCGCTTTATCTAGGTCAACGCCGGTACTATTGCCGAGGCAGATCAAAGTGTAAATTACATCGCCAATTTCGTCTTCCAGATCCTGCTCAAGTTCGGAAGCTTTTTTCGGTTTCTCCCCATAGAGGTGATTTAATATTCGTGCCAATTCGCCGGTTTCTTCAATTAAGCGAGTGAACTGGGCGAGCGGGTGCCAGTAATCCCAGCCTTCTTTTTTAAAATATCCGTCGAGCTCTTTTTGAAACTTATTCATAAATTAATAATATCATTATTTGTCAACTAGGTTGATTTTTTTGCCGCAACTGGGCAATATAAAATTGCAACACGCCTGAAACTGAACACCGGGAGGGGAATTAGATGCTACCAGGTCCGGAGATCATGGCTGACGAGGGTACTCGCAACGGGTGCGCCATCATGGCCGGAATCGTGATCGCCTTGCTGGGTATCGGATGGTTGGTGCAGGCGCTGGTTCTGCATGTGAATCCATAGGGGGTGGAACAATGGGCAGCCTTTGGCGGGAGTGGCGTGATGGTTGGCGTGAAAACCGCGGCGGCTGCCTTCTGGGGATTTTCTTCTTCGTTTGGGTGTCGGCGGCAATCGTAGGTTTTTTCTGGTGTGCCTCACACCCATCGCCACCGCACACACCGGGAATGTAGCAGGGGGACGAACGGGTGGGACGGGCGCATGCGCCCGTCCCTACTGGATTTATTAAGCTTAAAATGGTAATCTTAAGTGCGTATTCCGAGATCGTCTAATGGCAGGACGGCGGATTCTGGCTCCGCTAATCTAGGTTCGACCCCTAGTCTCGGAACCAAAAAAGTGGTTGTCTTTATGATGATCGCTTTTTTGGTTATAACTGGTCGAACCTGGGAAGGGGTCGGGAAACAGGAGTTTCCCGCGAGAGGAAAATAACAAAAACCGAGGGTTTTTGTAAGCAAAGACCCGAAGGGTCCCCATAGGGGCGTGTTCGACCCCAAGGCTTAAAACCAAAAAAGAGCTTGTTTTTGGCAGGTTCTTTTTTGTTGTATTAAAATGTATTTCGTCTTATAATTGTAGTGACAATTAAACCAAGTCGTCTAGGAGGGAGAATAGAGAAGCAACTAGGCACAAGAAAAGTCCAGCTCTGGGCTGTTATTTCAGTGCTATTGATAGCAGGATTTTTTGTCGTGGTTTGGAAATATTTCGATGTTGATAATGCTAAAAACACAAGGAACAACTACGATCAAGCATTTCAAGATTTATTCAACAAAAATTACGATGAGGTAATACAAAATTTGACAGATGTCGAGAAGCTTCCAGAATTACAAAAAGAGCAAGCTTACACGGCATTGGGGCAAGCTTACTTTGCAAAAGCCAATTATGATAAGGCATTGGAAAATTATCAAAAAGCAGCAAGTTTGGCTGCAAGCGATAAAAAGAAATCGTATTATAATAATCTTATGGGAAATTGTTTGAGAGAGAACAAAGACAAAGACGGGGCAGTTGCTAAATATAAGCTGTCGGTCCAGCTTGATCCTAAAAATGAATTAGCTTGGGTTAATCTGATCAACTTATATAAGCTAGATGGGGATATCGCAAATGCAAAAAATGCGGTAAAAGATGCCCTTGTTGCCATGCCGGGCAACGAAACGATCAAGGCAATCGAACAAACTCTTTAGCGAGGGGAAATGGGAGATTTTTTAAGAAAATTTAGCGCACTTACCAAGCTCAGGAGACAGAGAAAAGAGCGCAGTTTTGACATGGAAAAGTTGTCTTACGATCAAGCCAGGGAAAAATTCTCCAAAATATTTGAAGGCAAAATAACCGAGATCAAATCAGAAGCAGAAGCTATTCCGCAGAAATATTCGGAGATTAAATCTGATGCTCATGCTAAACATGGAAGAGAGCTTCGACGAATAGAGCGGCAGAAGGCCAGGGAATTAAAAAAACTTTCAAACGAAGAAAGATACGTCAGGTCTCGAATCAAGTACATCGAAGCCGGCGGAACAAAAACGACATTTTCTGTATTCAAGTCTCTTGATTCAAACTTGAAGCACCGGTTTTCTTGGTATGAAAAATGGAGTTTAAATCCGCTTTCTGCCAAGGTAAATTTATCGGCTGCAGGGATTTATATATTTGCCTTTTTGTTTGTAGTTTCCTTTTTTGCCCAGATACCAAAAGTCTCGGATGCAAGCGGGACATATGCTTGGAAATCTACCAAGGTCGCCCAGATAGATGCCAAAAGCAGCCAAGACGTGCCGAACCTTGACAATTCATCGGAACCGCAAAAATCGATCAGTGTAGATAATGTCACGGTAAATTTTTCCGATCAAAATAAAACAGCCTCGACAGAAATTGCGGCGACCATCGGCGGCAACAATGAGACTAATGCGGTGAAATTTACCCTGCTGCAATCAAGCGGAGAAAAAAGTGAGTCAGTTTCTAAAAACAGAAGCATTTGGCAGAAAATTGCTGGTATTTTTCAGGCCGAAGCTGAAGATTCCAACGAAGCTAATCCTGGAACAGGCGAGATAAAAGAAGCTACTGGTATCGAGGTAATATCAAGCGATGAGAAAAATAGCGTCACTTATAAGGTGAACGACAATCTGGATTTGGCGTATGAGGTTACGAAGGATGCTGGATCTGCAAAAATTAAAGAAACAGCAATCATAAAGGATGCAATTGCACTATCGAATGACAAATTATTGTTTGATGTGAATCTTTCTGGGCTCTCTGCGGTAGCACATGATGATGGATCGTATGATCTGGTTTCTGGGGATGGAGAATTAGTGATGCAAATTGCAGCTCCGACAATTTTTGATGCTGAACAAAATAGCGGAATGGTAAATTTGGCGATCGACGAAACTGATGGCTCGGCCACATATTCTATTGATCCGGAATTTGTTAAAACAGCCAAGTATCCACTTTATCTAGATCCGACGGTTACAATTACCACATCCACAACCACAAACCCAAATTCTTATTCCAAGGATCACACCCTGTTTGAGGCGACCAATGGTTCGATGGTAAATATCTATTCCGATGGGTCAAGCCTGTATTATACGATTTCGTCGGATCATGGCAATACTTGGGGGGCTGGTACAAAAATTCTGGATACGGCTACCGCCGATGATACTGGTTTTTCCGGTTGGATGACTGCCGACAATAAGATTCATCTGGTTTACTCAAATAACGGAACGAATTCCTATATTTTTTATCGCGCCCTGACATTTGATACTGGAACCAATGCCATAACTTCGACAGGTACTGAATACACCGTCGAATCTGCCGGTAC of Patescibacteria group bacterium contains these proteins:
- a CDS encoding nucleotide pyrophosphohydrolase, whose protein sequence is MNKFQKELDGYFKKEGWDYWHPLAQFTRLIEETGELARILNHLYGEKPKKASELEQDLEDEIGDVIYTLICLGNSTGVDLDKAARRSLNKVAKRDKGRYGKSTKS